One region of Syntrophobacter fumaroxidans MPOB genomic DNA includes:
- a CDS encoding glycosyltransferase encodes MAVRVNYCVYREGLSPVFASQVVRPAERVRELGLSVGLTLLVSVGQLLRPGLARRWHERWSWLRKSLGESPCLIPSPPARSRWLWPEDQVLQAWLRFRYRAKTPVILHCRGTEMTSIALAARRSLSGIKVIFDCRGISHAEIEYVVRSQQLSRMDQHQLDARVKLHRQMELSALQEADAVVCVSEAMSGYLATEHGTPNSRITTIPCSVETGPFCNASANREQIRHELGLSERLVVAYCGSLHAWQLPGTSLDLFCSVKQIDPTAHFLAITTNANSMKHMIAAHGIQKEDASVVSIPHDRVPSYLAAADVGLLLREASLLNRVSSPVKFGEYLAAGIPVVMSEGIGDYSMLAESERVGMVIDMRSLQHPEKIAAAVCGFVQQCRREGEALRSRCRAVARQQLSWDAHLPKLVRLYEALAS; translated from the coding sequence ATGGCGGTGCGCGTAAATTACTGTGTCTACCGAGAAGGCTTGAGTCCCGTGTTCGCATCGCAGGTGGTCCGCCCGGCGGAGAGAGTACGCGAATTGGGCCTTTCTGTCGGCTTGACTCTGTTGGTATCCGTTGGCCAACTCCTGCGTCCGGGGTTGGCACGCCGTTGGCACGAAAGGTGGTCATGGCTGAGGAAATCTCTGGGTGAAAGCCCGTGCTTGATTCCTTCCCCTCCTGCAAGAAGCAGGTGGCTGTGGCCGGAGGATCAGGTTCTGCAAGCGTGGCTCCGTTTCCGTTACCGCGCGAAAACACCCGTCATATTGCACTGCCGTGGGACTGAAATGACCTCCATTGCGCTGGCTGCAAGGCGCTCTCTTTCCGGCATCAAAGTCATCTTTGACTGCCGCGGCATTAGCCATGCGGAAATCGAGTACGTCGTGCGTTCGCAGCAATTGTCCCGGATGGATCAGCACCAACTGGACGCAAGAGTCAAACTCCACAGACAGATGGAATTGTCCGCCCTTCAGGAAGCGGATGCAGTGGTCTGTGTCTCTGAGGCAATGTCCGGCTATCTTGCGACAGAACACGGAACACCGAATTCCAGAATCACCACCATCCCTTGCTCGGTTGAAACAGGACCTTTTTGCAATGCATCTGCAAACAGGGAACAGATACGTCATGAATTGGGGCTTTCAGAGCGGCTGGTGGTTGCCTATTGTGGAAGCCTTCATGCGTGGCAACTTCCCGGAACATCCCTTGATCTATTCTGTTCGGTCAAGCAGATCGACCCCACCGCCCACTTTCTCGCCATCACAACCAATGCAAACAGTATGAAACACATGATAGCGGCTCATGGGATACAAAAAGAAGACGCCTCTGTGGTTTCTATTCCACACGATCGCGTCCCAAGCTATCTGGCGGCCGCCGACGTCGGACTTCTACTCCGGGAAGCATCCCTCCTAAACCGGGTCTCGTCACCTGTCAAGTTTGGAGAGTATCTTGCAGCCGGCATACCTGTAGTCATGAGCGAAGGAATCGGTGACTATTCAATGCTGGCAGAATCTGAACGAGTGGGCATGGTTATTGATATGCGATCTTTACAACACCCTGAAAAGATCGCGGCTGCAGTGTGTGGTTTCGTCCAACAATGCCGCCGGGAGGGCGAGGCCTTGCGAAGCCGGTGTAGAGCGGTTGCGAGGCAGCAGCTGTCGTGGGATGCCCACCTGCCAAAGCTCGTGCGTCTCTACGAAGCCCTCGCTTCATGA
- a CDS encoding class I SAM-dependent methyltransferase has translation MFHFAQQFGRQLKRIVVSCGLYEMILDNYHYLASFKYLGIRHKCPFCGGHFSTLLPCGLSVPVLKAKQVIGGGYRLNSICPRCHSWDRERFVYLFLKTYKEYIYNKPINVLHVAPELNLSRKLRSLPYIRYTTADLYSSSVDMQMDITDIKQKNESYDLIICNHVLEHVPNDRKAMSELYRILKKNGLAILQVPISYSMERTIEDSSIESPLERLIAFGQDDHVRIYGLDYILRLRQVGFHVEVNRCSHLFSLEDIKKYGLIMDESIFCCSK, from the coding sequence ATGTTCCATTTTGCTCAGCAATTTGGAAGGCAGCTTAAGAGGATCGTTGTCTCTTGCGGACTTTATGAAATGATCTTGGATAATTACCACTACTTGGCTTCATTCAAGTATCTTGGGATAAGGCACAAGTGCCCGTTTTGCGGAGGACATTTTTCCACATTGTTGCCATGTGGATTGAGTGTTCCAGTTCTGAAGGCTAAACAAGTCATAGGCGGCGGTTATAGACTCAATTCCATATGCCCACGCTGTCATTCGTGGGACAGAGAGCGTTTTGTATATCTTTTCCTAAAAACCTATAAAGAATATATTTACAATAAACCTATAAATGTATTGCATGTTGCACCTGAATTAAATCTAAGTAGAAAATTAAGATCTTTACCATATATTAGATATACTACGGCAGACCTATATTCATCATCAGTTGATATGCAAATGGATATCACTGATATTAAACAAAAAAATGAAAGTTATGATTTAATAATATGTAATCATGTATTGGAGCATGTTCCAAACGATAGAAAGGCTATGAGTGAATTGTATCGAATCTTGAAAAAAAATGGACTGGCTATTCTTCAGGTTCCAATATCCTATTCAATGGAAAGAACTATTGAAGATTCATCAATAGAAAGTCCATTGGAAAGATTGATTGCGTTCGGACAAGATGATCATGTTCGTATATATGGACTAGATTACATATTGAGGCTTAGACAAGTTGGATTTCATGTAGAAGTCAACAGATGTTCACATTTATTCAGTTTGGAAGACATAAAGAAATATGGACTTATCATGGATGAGAGCATATTCTGTTGTTCAAAATAG
- a CDS encoding peptidoglycan bridge formation glycyltransferase FemA/FemB family protein, producing MTIVLARYGDPDAKKLLAGIDERYPFPFLESYHNYLRDCRRGDPVLAFSEDGFSCIPLRMFRIRVFRFAELMFPPVHDGETLDAEKEADFISTLVTSLTRLKCCDRLIQPPPHCLFRSVPKGATACGFGSYVLQLEGRSEDDLFAGLHSDHRRKIRLAAKARLHVDFGFHRVNDFYALYSRTMQRSNMPHVSFSECARFHERLASSNNVLCGMVYHGESPLGGLLIPYTRQGAYYLYGASAEEVTVAGAIKLLHWETIRLLMHHGVKRYNFVGTRLSDVCGSKLEHIQRFKSRFGGVLETGYLWKMDLLRQRARIFDFLVGLRKKTSWNKHATARDIIDQERLKSETKTAAPHTLSPTQRNRAL from the coding sequence ATGACAATAGTCCTTGCGCGCTACGGTGACCCTGATGCCAAGAAGCTTCTTGCGGGCATTGACGAGAGGTATCCTTTTCCTTTTCTCGAATCCTACCACAACTACTTGCGCGATTGCCGAAGGGGCGACCCTGTTTTGGCTTTCTCCGAAGATGGCTTCTCATGCATTCCTTTAAGGATGTTCCGGATTCGCGTCTTCCGTTTCGCCGAATTGATGTTCCCCCCTGTGCACGACGGAGAGACTTTGGACGCGGAGAAAGAAGCGGATTTCATATCGACTCTGGTGACCTCACTCACAAGGTTGAAATGCTGTGACAGGCTTATTCAGCCGCCTCCGCACTGCCTGTTTCGCTCTGTCCCGAAAGGCGCGACTGCCTGTGGTTTCGGAAGTTATGTTCTACAATTGGAAGGGAGATCCGAGGACGACTTATTCGCCGGCTTGCACAGCGATCATCGTCGCAAAATTCGCTTGGCTGCGAAAGCGAGATTGCACGTTGATTTCGGCTTCCACCGTGTTAACGACTTTTACGCGCTCTACTCGCGGACAATGCAGCGTTCGAACATGCCTCACGTGAGTTTCAGCGAATGCGCTCGGTTCCATGAACGATTGGCCTCCTCCAATAACGTTTTGTGTGGCATGGTGTACCATGGCGAATCTCCACTTGGAGGGCTTCTGATTCCCTACACCCGACAGGGTGCATACTATTTGTACGGCGCCTCTGCTGAGGAGGTGACCGTGGCGGGAGCGATCAAGCTGCTTCATTGGGAGACAATTCGGCTACTCATGCATCATGGAGTGAAACGATACAACTTCGTTGGAACCCGGTTGAGCGACGTTTGCGGTTCAAAGCTTGAGCACATCCAACGCTTCAAGTCCCGTTTCGGCGGTGTCCTGGAAACCGGGTACCTTTGGAAAATGGACCTCCTCAGGCAACGGGCACGGATTTTCGACTTTTTGGTCGGGCTGCGGAAGAAGACCAGCTGGAATAAGCATGCAACAGCGAGGGACATTATCGATCAAGAACGGCTGAAGTCAGAAACCAAGACCGCCGCCCCTCATACCCTCTCCCCGACACAGCGAAACCGAGCTCTATGA
- a CDS encoding glycosyltransferase family 2 protein: MRYPLISIVIPCFNCADFVGQAIQSALSQTYTNREIIVIDDGSEDESLRVIQSFRNEIQWQSGENRGACAARNAGLELARGEFVQFLDADDALFPDKLARTVPVAVRERVDSVVCDVHVVGLTGKTQVWRPTCDADPVAAALGMEVGPAGHLLRTGLVRDTGGFREELPCAQERDLHLRFACAGGTLAYVPEVLARLLKRPRSLSSNTIRVLDQYARILQPAFEHLELAGKLNDHRRRAFAGFMARAGRSYLAFGERSKANIYFNIARRFHHHGGVDEAYGKLGGSICRIVGPFWTDRLIRIRRRTTTLLISPNG, from the coding sequence ATGAGATATCCTCTGATCAGCATCGTAATTCCTTGTTTCAATTGCGCTGATTTTGTTGGGCAAGCGATTCAAAGCGCACTGTCGCAGACTTACACCAACAGGGAAATCATTGTGATCGATGACGGGTCCGAGGATGAGAGCCTTCGAGTCATTCAGTCTTTCCGGAATGAGATTCAGTGGCAGAGTGGCGAGAATCGCGGCGCATGTGCAGCACGAAACGCTGGTTTGGAGCTTGCTCGTGGCGAGTTCGTGCAGTTTCTCGATGCCGATGACGCTCTTTTTCCCGATAAGCTTGCCAGGACTGTGCCGGTGGCTGTGAGAGAGCGGGTGGACTCAGTGGTCTGCGATGTCCATGTCGTGGGTCTCACCGGAAAAACTCAGGTATGGAGACCGACCTGTGATGCCGACCCAGTGGCAGCGGCTCTTGGCATGGAGGTGGGGCCGGCGGGCCACTTGCTTCGCACCGGATTGGTTCGGGACACAGGTGGCTTCCGTGAGGAGTTGCCATGCGCGCAAGAGCGGGATCTTCACCTCCGGTTCGCCTGTGCCGGAGGGACATTGGCGTATGTGCCTGAAGTACTCGCCAGACTGCTTAAGAGACCGAGGAGTTTGTCCTCTAACACGATCAGAGTGCTCGACCAGTATGCTCGTATCCTGCAGCCGGCCTTTGAGCATCTCGAGTTGGCGGGCAAGCTCAATGACCATCGGAGGCGAGCCTTTGCCGGATTCATGGCGCGCGCAGGACGCTCGTACCTAGCCTTCGGAGAGAGAAGCAAGGCTAACATCTATTTTAATATCGCCCGGCGGTTTCATCACCACGGTGGGGTTGACGAAGCTTATGGAAAACTCGGCGGCAGCATCTGCCGAATCGTGGGCCCATTCTGGACCGACCGTCTCATCAGGATCAGGCGACGGACAACAACACTCCTGATCTCCCCAAACGGCTAG
- a CDS encoding class I SAM-dependent methyltransferase, with protein MGKAFRIAVNNPLLNSAAAWCGADPLLCRLHHQWVGRNFNPAKSLQENVGFSHREDVEAALSKVHGTLWSFACGNLEEGASILDLGSGTGLIAKRMSSRFKIVGIDISEELTRVARKENPQCEFHVGDFLSFECGSDFALIYSIGVLMYFPPSRLRLFFERAHEVLRPGGYLFLQYSHALKRSDLWFPDISSIKYSPAIVERCAAEFFKIEAHHHSFFEEKIVQDYDRDPFPMDSFVNGYLLIARRP; from the coding sequence ATGGGCAAAGCTTTTCGAATCGCCGTCAACAATCCCCTGCTCAATTCGGCCGCTGCATGGTGTGGTGCTGATCCACTGCTTTGCCGGCTCCACCATCAGTGGGTGGGCCGCAACTTCAATCCGGCCAAGTCGCTTCAGGAAAACGTGGGCTTTTCGCACCGTGAGGATGTTGAAGCTGCCCTGAGCAAAGTGCATGGTACACTTTGGTCGTTTGCTTGCGGGAATCTTGAGGAGGGCGCTTCGATTCTCGACCTAGGCAGTGGGACAGGCTTGATCGCCAAGCGCATGTCAAGCCGCTTCAAGATTGTCGGGATCGACATTTCGGAAGAATTGACCAGGGTAGCTCGGAAAGAAAACCCCCAATGCGAATTCCACGTGGGAGATTTCCTGAGTTTCGAGTGCGGGTCCGACTTCGCACTGATATACAGCATAGGCGTCCTGATGTATTTCCCACCAAGCCGGCTGAGACTTTTCTTTGAGAGAGCCCATGAAGTCCTCCGCCCTGGCGGATATCTGTTCCTTCAATACTCGCACGCTCTGAAGCGGAGCGACCTTTGGTTTCCCGATATCAGCAGCATCAAGTATTCACCGGCCATTGTGGAGCGGTGCGCTGCGGAATTCTTCAAGATCGAGGCCCATCACCACAGCTTTTTCGAGGAAAAGATCGTCCAGGACTACGACAGGGATCCTTTCCCCATGGACTCCTTTGTCAACGGCTACCTTTTGATTGCGCGAAGGCCCTGA
- a CDS encoding ABC transporter ATP-binding protein yields the protein MSDVVISVEGLGKKYRIRHARVGRYRTFREALAQGAGRPFRALRRALGARSLGGETPAGGGERPSSEDFWALEDVGFEVRRGDVVGIIGRNGAGKSTLLKILSRITEPTAGRVRLRGRVGSLLEVGTGFHPELSGRENIFMNGAILGMTRAEITRKFDEIVAFAEIEKFLDTPVKRYSSGMYVRLAFAVAAHLDPEILLVDEVLAVGDVQFQQKCLGKMSEVSRRGRTVLFVSHNMAAVNALCARGILLSRGRVAEDGPVSGVVAAYLADSVKDRVNLETGPLKWVAARQTMTGLEISAEYAFDRPVSLPCLGFVISDHYGNPIFGCNPKMSHIHSLENPVSAGSVTASIRSPELRNGTYRMSIWFGDGKVNSVVIRDCLTFDVTNLAETGNHSAAVNGPVIARCEWDFSG from the coding sequence ATGAGTGACGTCGTCATATCGGTAGAAGGTCTCGGGAAGAAATACCGGATCCGCCATGCGCGGGTGGGGCGATACCGGACGTTCCGCGAGGCTCTGGCTCAGGGAGCGGGCAGGCCTTTCCGGGCATTGCGCAGGGCGCTGGGCGCGCGGTCATTGGGCGGGGAAACGCCCGCCGGCGGCGGCGAACGCCCCTCTTCGGAGGATTTTTGGGCCTTGGAGGACGTCGGCTTCGAGGTGCGTCGGGGCGACGTCGTGGGCATCATCGGCCGCAACGGGGCGGGCAAGAGCACGCTGCTCAAGATTCTGAGCCGCATCACCGAACCGACGGCGGGCCGCGTGCGACTGCGGGGGCGCGTGGGGAGCCTGCTCGAAGTCGGCACGGGATTTCACCCGGAACTGAGCGGCCGTGAAAACATCTTCATGAACGGGGCGATCCTCGGCATGACCAGGGCCGAGATCACCCGCAAGTTCGATGAAATCGTGGCTTTCGCCGAGATCGAGAAGTTCCTGGACACCCCGGTCAAACGTTATTCGAGCGGCATGTACGTCCGTCTTGCCTTCGCCGTGGCCGCGCACCTCGACCCCGAGATCCTGCTGGTGGACGAGGTGCTCGCGGTGGGGGACGTCCAGTTCCAGCAGAAATGCCTGGGCAAGATGAGCGAAGTGAGCCGGAGAGGCCGGACGGTGTTGTTCGTGAGCCATAACATGGCGGCGGTGAACGCGTTGTGCGCGAGGGGGATACTCCTGTCGCGCGGCCGCGTCGCCGAGGACGGGCCGGTGTCCGGGGTCGTGGCGGCTTACCTGGCCGATTCCGTCAAGGATCGCGTGAACCTGGAGACGGGCCCCTTGAAGTGGGTGGCCGCCAGGCAGACGATGACGGGTCTGGAGATCTCCGCGGAATACGCCTTCGACCGGCCGGTATCTCTCCCGTGCCTGGGATTCGTCATCAGCGACCATTACGGAAACCCCATCTTCGGTTGCAACCCGAAGATGTCCCACATTCACAGCCTGGAAAACCCCGTCTCGGCGGGCAGCGTCACGGCCAGCATCCGCTCCCCCGAGTTGCGCAACGGGACCTACAGAATGTCCATATGGTTCGGCGACGGCAAGGTCAACTCGGTGGTGATCAGGGACTGCCTGACGTTCGACGTTACGAACCTGGCGGAAACCGGTAATCACAGCGCGGCCGTCAACGGCCCGGTCATCGCCCGCTGCGAGTGGGACTTCAGCGGGTGA
- a CDS encoding prenyltransferase/squalene oxidase repeat-containing protein, translated as MQAIGKVNLLSISSRIRQTMRRAGFRCAESFRGRGKPHRSIEEYARSTIDWLFRAQAATSDGGVAESYNVVSRSWNPSYPETTGYIVCSLLRAESLHLKEPEILRDAVVKMGDWLLSTQMECGAFPGGHIGIARKHPTVFNTGQILKGLTDLIDRGLDRDGQFAGCAARAAHWLREVQEPTGEWRRGRSPLTQGTVHSYDIRTAWALARYGRCVSDDAAILAGIRNAAWLCSLADAAAWFPHMSFRPDDAPLTHTVAYTVQGLLEIGFLAGRSEFEEIAMAAASRMKDLQDPHTGALPGRIAPGYRRASSWSSTTGNAQMSIIWFRLAEVTGDESWRKSALHSNLFNCSLQELDMDHPDDGRRGGLRGSFPGHLGYGRYWYMNWTHKFHLDALLAQMGMSIH; from the coding sequence GTGCAGGCCATCGGGAAAGTCAACCTGTTGTCGATCTCTAGTAGAATTCGACAGACCATGCGGCGAGCAGGATTCCGCTGCGCAGAGTCTTTTCGAGGACGCGGTAAACCGCATCGATCCATTGAGGAATATGCCCGATCAACTATCGATTGGCTGTTTCGAGCTCAGGCCGCCACCTCCGACGGCGGCGTTGCAGAGAGCTATAATGTGGTCAGTCGCAGTTGGAACCCCTCCTACCCGGAGACTACCGGCTACATAGTCTGTTCGTTGCTGCGAGCCGAAAGCCTGCATCTCAAGGAACCGGAGATCCTGCGTGATGCGGTGGTCAAGATGGGTGACTGGCTGTTGTCAACGCAGATGGAATGCGGTGCTTTTCCGGGAGGTCATATCGGCATTGCGCGTAAACACCCCACCGTCTTCAATACGGGACAAATCCTTAAGGGACTTACCGATCTCATTGACAGGGGGTTGGACAGGGATGGACAGTTCGCCGGATGCGCCGCGCGCGCAGCCCACTGGCTGAGGGAAGTCCAGGAACCGACCGGTGAATGGCGCCGTGGTCGCTCTCCTTTGACCCAGGGAACCGTTCACTCGTATGACATACGCACTGCCTGGGCTCTTGCCCGGTATGGAAGATGCGTTTCGGATGACGCAGCGATCCTAGCAGGAATCCGCAACGCCGCATGGTTGTGCTCGCTCGCTGACGCAGCAGCATGGTTCCCCCATATGAGCTTCAGGCCCGACGATGCGCCATTGACTCACACGGTCGCATACACCGTCCAGGGATTGTTGGAAATTGGGTTTCTTGCAGGCCGTTCTGAGTTCGAAGAAATAGCAATGGCTGCCGCCTCGCGCATGAAGGATCTGCAGGACCCGCATACGGGTGCGCTGCCTGGACGCATCGCCCCTGGTTATCGTCGCGCTTCATCCTGGTCCAGCACGACGGGAAATGCACAAATGTCCATCATCTGGTTTCGTCTGGCCGAAGTCACTGGCGATGAATCGTGGCGCAAGTCTGCGCTGCACTCGAATCTTTTCAATTGCTCCCTTCAGGAGTTGGATATGGATCATCCCGACGACGGCAGACGGGGAGGACTCCGGGGATCATTTCCGGGGCACCTCGGCTATGGTCGTTACTGGTACATGAACTGGACGCACAAGTTCCACCTTGACGCCTTGCTCGCCCAAATGGGTATGTCCATCCATTAG
- a CDS encoding class I SAM-dependent methyltransferase — translation MKVHFSCPICGADRWEPLAKRRYKRSDAVGTNTPYLSTRLRILFELWLPGRCDVSLTVQGCRECGFVCYSPRPEVADTEAKYRFLSGIEKIGSGDIPADSTYELRRAGRLFRCVDRMYPITLGLKVLDYGGGDGRLLRYIADRGAQCFIVDYNDSPCPWVTRLGATVQDMSCNDARFDLVILSHVLEHVADPVSLLKSLGKMLAPEGMLYCEVPMELWRRLPQLDEPVTHLNFFTPGSLASTMRTAGYRVLKWSCQEYWATPPNHLGLALQCFCRSSETLPEGHPRSDLDEWLRPSICKRAAIRWMTSLNKIIRSLQDDLESTK, via the coding sequence ATGAAGGTGCATTTCTCGTGTCCGATCTGCGGAGCCGACCGATGGGAGCCTTTGGCGAAAAGGCGCTACAAACGTTCAGACGCGGTGGGAACGAACACCCCCTATCTATCGACTCGACTCCGGATTCTGTTTGAGTTGTGGTTGCCGGGACGGTGCGACGTTTCTCTCACGGTTCAAGGATGCCGGGAGTGCGGGTTCGTCTGCTATTCCCCGAGACCGGAGGTCGCGGACACGGAGGCGAAGTACCGGTTTTTGAGCGGTATCGAAAAGATCGGCTCCGGCGACATCCCCGCGGACAGCACGTATGAGCTGCGACGTGCCGGGCGGCTTTTCAGATGCGTGGATCGTATGTATCCCATCACCCTCGGGCTGAAAGTGCTGGATTACGGAGGGGGTGACGGGCGACTTCTGCGGTATATCGCGGACCGTGGAGCACAGTGTTTCATCGTCGACTACAACGACTCCCCATGTCCCTGGGTGACCAGGCTCGGGGCGACGGTGCAGGACATGTCATGCAACGATGCCCGGTTTGATCTGGTGATTCTTTCACACGTCCTGGAGCACGTGGCGGATCCGGTGAGCCTTCTCAAGAGCCTCGGCAAGATGTTGGCGCCGGAAGGAATGTTGTATTGCGAGGTTCCAATGGAGCTGTGGCGAAGACTGCCTCAATTGGACGAGCCTGTCACTCACTTGAATTTCTTCACCCCGGGATCGTTGGCTTCGACCATGAGGACTGCCGGGTATCGGGTGTTGAAGTGGAGTTGCCAGGAATACTGGGCGACCCCACCGAATCACTTGGGACTTGCGCTTCAATGCTTTTGTCGATCTTCGGAAACCCTGCCGGAAGGACATCCACGATCGGATCTCGATGAATGGCTACGGCCATCAATCTGCAAACGAGCCGCAATCCGATGGATGACATCGTTGAACAAAATCATCCGGTCGTTGCAGGATGACCTCGAGTCAACAAAATGA
- a CDS encoding ABC transporter permease, with translation MSRDTQFDLVIEPGRIERNYFRDLWRYRELFGFLAWRDILVRYKQTVFGVLWAVLRPFLTMVVFTVVFGKLAGLPSEGVPYPILVYAAMLPWQFASTAFGEASNSLVANAGLLTKIYFPRLIVPASAVIVAFVDFLVAFVILILLMIGYGFAPSWTIVTLPLFILLAFLTAMGAGLFIAALNVRYRDFRHVVPFMVQFGLFISPVGFSSSVVPEQWRLVYSLNPMVGVIDGFRWAILGNARLYWPGFVISTSLSLLLLFIGLRYFRQTERTFADVI, from the coding sequence GTGAGCCGGGACACTCAGTTTGATCTCGTCATAGAACCGGGCCGCATCGAAAGGAATTACTTCCGCGATCTGTGGCGGTACCGGGAGTTGTTCGGTTTCCTTGCGTGGCGCGACATCCTGGTGCGCTACAAACAGACCGTCTTCGGGGTGCTGTGGGCGGTGCTCCGGCCTTTTCTGACCATGGTGGTGTTCACGGTCGTGTTCGGCAAGCTGGCCGGGCTTCCCTCGGAAGGGGTTCCGTATCCCATCCTCGTGTATGCCGCCATGTTGCCCTGGCAGTTCGCCTCCACGGCTTTCGGCGAGGCGAGCAACAGCCTGGTTGCCAACGCCGGCCTGTTGACCAAGATCTACTTCCCGCGGCTGATCGTGCCCGCGAGCGCGGTGATCGTTGCGTTCGTGGACTTCCTGGTGGCCTTCGTCATCCTGATCCTGCTGATGATCGGGTACGGGTTCGCCCCTTCCTGGACCATCGTGACGCTGCCGCTCTTCATCCTGCTCGCCTTTTTGACGGCCATGGGAGCGGGCCTGTTTATCGCCGCGCTGAACGTCAGGTACCGGGATTTCCGGCACGTGGTGCCGTTCATGGTCCAGTTCGGCCTCTTCATCTCGCCGGTCGGTTTCTCCAGCAGCGTGGTGCCGGAGCAGTGGCGCCTGGTGTATTCCCTGAACCCCATGGTGGGGGTCATCGACGGCTTCAGGTGGGCCATCCTCGGCAATGCGCGGCTCTATTGGCCGGGCTTCGTCATCTCGACGAGCCTGTCCCTGTTGTTGCTCTTCATTGGACTCCGGTATTTCAGACAAACGGAGCGGACGTTCGCGGACGTGATCTGA
- a CDS encoding class I SAM-dependent methyltransferase yields MPDGSRKPLTANISAKGCAALYRMVLALRPVLVVEIGMAHGVSTLSILAGLMQTGGRLISIDPYTDWESGKLAALHGVCRAGFTGNHRHLQLRSYEALPRLLLEETSVDLGYIDGCHDFDHAFIDFFFLDRMIPFGGVLGFNDAGWPAVFKVIQYLRKHREYEELDVGLKPDYSARNAFLGVARRILNMPRQDRYFCKTGDTK; encoded by the coding sequence ATGCCTGACGGATCGCGCAAGCCGCTGACCGCCAACATCAGCGCGAAAGGGTGCGCCGCCCTGTACAGAATGGTTCTGGCCCTCAGGCCGGTCCTCGTCGTGGAAATCGGCATGGCGCATGGAGTATCCACACTGAGCATTCTCGCGGGGCTGATGCAAACCGGGGGGCGGCTGATCTCCATCGACCCATACACCGACTGGGAATCGGGGAAGCTCGCGGCACTGCACGGCGTATGCAGGGCAGGCTTTACCGGTAATCACAGACACCTGCAACTGCGAAGTTATGAGGCGCTCCCCCGGCTGCTGCTCGAAGAAACCAGCGTGGACCTGGGGTACATAGACGGATGCCATGATTTCGACCACGCATTCATCGATTTCTTTTTCCTGGACCGTATGATTCCGTTCGGCGGCGTTCTGGGGTTCAACGACGCCGGGTGGCCAGCCGTGTTCAAGGTTATTCAGTACCTTCGCAAACATCGCGAATATGAAGAGCTGGACGTGGGCTTGAAACCGGACTACAGCGCGAGGAACGCTTTCCTGGGCGTTGCAAGAAGAATCTTGAACATGCCCCGCCAGGACCGGTACTTCTGCAAGACGGGAGATACAAAATAG
- a CDS encoding glycosyltransferase: MHRKEMGALNFSIVIPTYNRAGLLDRTLFSVSRLRVPTGAEVELVVVNNNSTDNTSAVVGRHADDFPFPVREVIETKQGLNHARNRGIVEGRHEMLVFLDDDVKVNPEWLAGCREAAESNGADYVVGPVFPDYVDGKPSHVTPRIERWVDSWYSRRGDVPFRFEAAGGAFLPGCNFAVRKSVAEEIGGFRPDLDRCGKEMLAGGDTEFGYRLVESGKQGWYEPRCSIRHAVTLDKLGKPALRRRVAGLGRTWAVMEIVRSGPRPIRIREWCGGLKPVAFCLACAVSGDLNRAFELELDARFAWHFFLRRNRN, from the coding sequence ATGCACCGAAAGGAAATGGGGGCTCTGAACTTTTCCATCGTAATCCCCACGTACAATCGTGCCGGACTGCTGGATCGCACGCTCTTCAGCGTGAGCCGGTTGAGGGTCCCAACCGGGGCAGAGGTCGAGTTGGTCGTTGTGAACAACAATTCCACGGATAACACTTCCGCGGTCGTCGGCCGCCATGCCGATGACTTCCCCTTCCCGGTCCGGGAAGTCATCGAGACGAAACAGGGCCTCAACCATGCACGCAACCGCGGAATCGTCGAGGGACGTCACGAGATGCTCGTCTTCCTCGACGACGACGTGAAGGTCAACCCCGAATGGCTGGCAGGATGCCGTGAGGCCGCCGAATCCAACGGGGCCGACTACGTGGTCGGCCCGGTATTTCCGGATTACGTCGACGGCAAGCCCTCCCATGTGACGCCGCGGATCGAGAGGTGGGTGGACTCGTGGTACAGTCGGCGAGGAGACGTCCCGTTTCGATTCGAGGCAGCGGGCGGAGCCTTCCTGCCGGGGTGCAACTTTGCGGTCCGCAAGTCTGTGGCGGAAGAGATCGGAGGATTCAGACCGGATCTCGACCGATGCGGCAAGGAAATGCTTGCGGGAGGGGACACCGAATTCGGATATCGGCTGGTGGAATCCGGTAAGCAGGGCTGGTATGAACCGCGCTGTTCCATCCGGCACGCCGTTACCCTCGACAAGCTCGGCAAGCCCGCCTTGCGGCGGAGGGTCGCCGGGCTCGGACGCACCTGGGCGGTGATGGAAATCGTGCGGTCGGGACCCCGCCCGATCCGCATACGCGAGTGGTGCGGCGGACTGAAACCGGTGGCATTTTGCCTGGCATGCGCAGTGAGCGGGGACCTGAACCGGGCCTTCGAGCTCGAGCTGGACGCCAGGTTCGCTTGGCATTTTTTTCTGAGACGCAACCGAAACTGA